The genomic stretch CGCAACGCCCGCACGGCCGCAAGCCACAACCCGTGGGTGTTCAAGGCGCGGATCGTCGGCGACCACGCGGTGAGCGGGGCGGTGCCGCCGCGGGTGTGGGCGATCGGGGCGGGGCCGAAGCGGTAGCCGCAGCGGGTCCGGCGGTGGACGGCGGGCGGGAGCGCAGGAGAGGACCCAGGGGCGGCAACGTGGCCGCCGAGGACGAGGGGACCTGCGATGTTCCGGACGACCGCGAGCGGTGGCTGGTCGCCTGTGCCGCAGGGCTGCTCGCGCTGAGCGGATGCACGGAGGTCGGGTCTCTACCGGAGCGAGGAGCGCTGCCGCGGTCCGACCAGGAAGGTCAACGGCTCCTCGCCGACCTGGGGCGAGAAGCGGGCGAGCACGTCGACTTCACCCTCCACCTCTGGTTCTGATTGCCCCGGCACCGGCGTGGACGACCGACGCCCTGGATGGCAGGAAGGCCCGCTCCGTTCTCGGCGCGAGCGTTCCATCGTTCGCGGCTGGGCGTCGTCGCGGTCGCGCGGACCGCTCCCGTCCACCCAGCGTTCACCTCTCGACAGGATGCGGCGAAGGCCCCGGCGCTGCCAGGCTGGGCGGATGACTCCGCAGCCCACACGCCTCCGACCCTTCGGCCCGTCGGGTGCCACCGTCACCCGGCTCACCCTCGGCACCTCATGGCGGCCCGAGCGCGTCGCCGACCTCGACCGAGTGCCGGCTCTCGAGCGCGTCCTCGGCTCCGACCCGGGCTCCCGGTCCGTCTCGGTGATCGACACCTCGAACGAGTACGCGGGTGGCCACAGCGAGCGCCTGATCGGCGAGGCGCTCGAGGCGCGCGGCGGAGTCCCCGAGGGCATCACCGTGGTCACCAAGCTCGACCGCGACCCGAGCACCGGCAGCTACTCGGCCGAGCGGATGCGGCGCAGCCTCGACGAGAGCCGCGAGCGCCTCGGGATGGACGTCCTGCCGTTGCTCTCTCTGCACGACCCGGAGCGCATCTCGTACGACGAGGCTTTCGCGGAGGACGGCCCCGTCCGCGCGCTGGTGGCGATGAAGGACTGCGGCGTCGCCCTCTCGATCGGCATTTCGGGCGGGCCCGCACCGATGCTGCGCCACTACGTCGACACCGGGCTGTTCGACGCGGTAATCACCCACAACCGCTTCACGCTGGTCGATCGCTCGTCCGAGGAGCTGATCGACGCCTCCGTCGACCGCGGCGTGATCGTGGTCAACGCGGCGGTCTAC from Rathayibacter rathayi encodes the following:
- a CDS encoding aldo/keto reductase; amino-acid sequence: MTPQPTRLRPFGPSGATVTRLTLGTSWRPERVADLDRVPALERVLGSDPGSRSVSVIDTSNEYAGGHSERLIGEALEARGGVPEGITVVTKLDRDPSTGSYSAERMRRSLDESRERLGMDVLPLLSLHDPERISYDEAFAEDGPVRALVAMKDCGVALSIGISGGPAPMLRHYVDTGLFDAVITHNRFTLVDRSSEELIDASVDRGVIVVNAAVYGGGALARWPEPVASYAYQAAPREIVDAVAAMGAACDRAGVPLAAAALQFSTRDPRVTTTVVGATSAEHYDAFVADDGLEIPDALFEELESLAPPSTLWQDAPGSTWPR